In the Drosophila willistoni isolate 14030-0811.24 chromosome 3R, UCI_dwil_1.1, whole genome shotgun sequence genome, CCACTGGGCGTTGGTTGCAACTATTTGAAGGGGGTTTAACTAATCTCTTTaacaaaaatccaaaacaCTCTTCACATTTTGCGAGGCTAATGGCTTTTGCTTACGGCGCCTCTGATTTGTTTAGCTCTGGGCGAGTCAGTAGTTTGAGTTGAATAAACTCTTCCACTTGTTATCACTATTTGTTGACGCTTTTGTCTTTATAccacgtttttttttattatggcCCATTGTATTTAGAAATCTGGCAGCAATCAGTTTTactttattgaatcaaatcgTGTATTTGGTGGCTAAAGGTGTTGGTGTCTCACCTTGCAGCAAGTTAATCATTTTCCTACCTTTTGATTGTCTGTCAATAGGCCCGCTTGTAGGGCTTTCAATTCGTTTGCATCCAGTTGGGCCAATGATGCTTCGCATTCCCTTAGACAAAGTCCAAAATACAATTGCCGATGATCGAAGTGATGGCGATCGAAGCGGGAGATCTCTGCAATGGCTTGCCAAGCGGCTACAGTTTCATTTGGCTGCACTTCGGCCCTTACAAAGCAGTAGGTGGATGTTTCCTGATCGAATTCCTGCATACAGCGATCATAGTCATCCAAGTCATATAGCTGAGGCATCTCATAGAATTGCGTCACTGCGGTCAGAGCGGAAATAAAAGGTAGAATAAGAAAAGCCCatcaatgtatacatatataaattacatatgtaaatacgACATAAAAAACCAGATGAATCAGCTAATCAGCTAAAGAAGAAACTCGTTTTGCCTGCCAATTACATCCTTTTTTCTCTAGAATAAGTTCATTGCCATCTTCATTCGAGCGAAAGGAATCTTAAACTGGTTTCACATGTCCAGTTGAAGATTCTTGAATTGATTTCAAATGCATTCGGTATGAAATAATTGCTTATTAAAAAGCGCTAAATACAAATACCTACCAATAGGATGAGTATGTGGTCAACACAAAAAATCTTTCCATCGTAATCGTCTTCTTCTTTACTGatgtttatttgtattttttttttcttcttcagtaCATAAGCAAATAATGCTACATCATCTGTAACCCGTCTCAAGTGAACGAGACTTATTcgagttggtttttttttgtgtttatatttaaatattgaaaggGGGAATTTTTGATCACAGAACACgcaaatggaaaattattGACTAGCTCAAAATATCTAATCAATTGAACTGTCACAATCAACGAAATTGAGCTGATAATTGATTATGTGATGATAGAAATCATTAACTAtttacaaacaaacacacactcattACATGATAACTACGCAAAAACTTTTctacaaataaataagtacctacatatatatctacatattaTATGCTGTAATTATCCacaatatttgtttaattttttgttggtttctttATTCAATTTCGAATTCTACGATTCATCATTCATCCAAGTAGCGATAagtatttagaatattttaaaaataacaacatcaAAAGACCCTTATCTACCTTACCCTACCCTAAATAAAGAGATTAGTTATGTGACTCTTCGTAATTAATAGAACATCATTTAGTgaacatacaaaattttcatgCAATTTGCCTTAATGGACTTACGGTTCAATTGAAAGCATTGCACTGCAGTTAAAAACGAGCCTAGGGCTAATAAGATCTGATGCCACATCATATTGCCAAATCGTTGATTTCTGTAATATTTCACTCGAATTTAATATGTTTTCGGGAATAAGTCTTTGCACTTTCGACACACGCACTAATAATCGCCGAGTAGCTGTGGGCAGTGCACAGAAAATGCaatgaacacacacacacaaactcagaGAGAAGGAGAGGGAAAGATAATATATTTCATCAACGCATCACGAATGAAAatacaaaagacaaaaaacaaaaagacggGGGCTGCGCTTCCAATGCCAAATTTTCGTTGATTAGGAAATGCACTCCACACTGCACTCTTTGCTAGCTTCCGATCGCTATTCGAATGATCTGTGCGCGCCAACGTTCAGGCCGAGAATGAATATCATTTGAGATAGAGTCTCGCGAAGATGCGTGCCATGCCATGCCAAGTGGATAGCTAATGGGACTGTTTCAGGTTCGATGTCGGTGTCGTTGTAATTATGATGTGATGTGATCAACTTGCACTGAGATGTTTCAAAACTTTCGAGTGCGTTGGTtttcacaaaaacaaaaacaaaacaggaaaactaacaaatgaaaaacaacaaaaaaaatcaaaataaataaaatgcgtTGGAACATGTTTGATACTGCCGGAGCCCTACGCTATCGCCCACATGCAGCTGATTTATGGATTCCAGCTCTATAGAAATTATTATGATTACCTCACATTGAAGTTGGGTCAAATAGCAGAAGTTCTGGCGTATTACAGAACACGTTTTGGCCAtaatgtctatatatgtatgaaccTTTTTATGAATATAAAATTATCTCAGAGCCATGAGAATGTGCGtagcaaaaaataaacaaatacatatatgtatatatttgtctTTAGGCAAGGGTCATAGCGGATACCTTAATTAGCTAACTATAATTATTAATGCTCAAAAtggagagaaaaagaaaaaacaaaaacacctTCTTATCATACACAAACGAAAGACTTAGACAACAAACTTGATTCTtaatttctctctttcttttttgtcttctttgcAGACAACTTTTAGGCCTAATTCATCTATCACAGGCACGTGCACGTTTAGATCTATCCAATACGGTTACCAATCTTCACGTACGCGACATTATCGCTCTGGTAAGCGAAAGCATTGCCCAAACTAGCCTTATTACGGAACACGGGGGCATGGCCCAGGGTCGTGGTCAAGCAATGATGGCATCAAGTGCTGGCGGTAGTCGCAATTCTCAGCTTCGAAATTTCATTCATATGCTGCACTTACGTTCGGAGGCTCAGTGTCGCAGAATCTTCGACTATGATGAGCTAAAGGAAATCGCTAAACGTGCTGGCATCATGACGGGCATTAGCCAACTTGTCGAAATCGCCAACATGGGCGGTCACATACTCAAAAAAGGGCCCGACATGTATGAATTGGTCCCGGAATAGTTTAATTCAAACCAGCACTAAACCActaaatcaattaaatatgcataaaaCTATTTATGCATTGTATTAAAGTATTAGTTTGTAAGACATCTTACTTTATCTAAGAAGTAAAGATAAATGAAATAGTAATGAGGCTAAGAAATTGCCCAgcaattgtttataattttcaatatattcaTAAAGTTAATCTCATATTCTATCATACTATTATCTCTTTCATTCATACTATCTCACCTTTAATTGAGATAAACTGCAGGtgtaataaaaaagaaatccaaaaaaaaattggcacccaaaagtatgtgaaataaaatattgttaaacattttggtttcatttaatactttattatGTATTTTGAATTCATTAAATGTactaatttattataaataaaagtaaaatcaTTACATAAAACCAGTTTTGAAATGTCTTTTTAATGTTTCTTTACGCTTTTGTTATCAGTTATCATAACCTatagttatatgtatatatatgtatatatatatattcatttagCTTGTTTTAATGTGAGGCGTTTGTCTTTCTATCGTAAGTAGTAACTATTTTCGATTAATTCcggtatatgtatgtatatgtaaaagGTAGAGCACTAGAATTTTATGCCTTAACACTAAGGtgaattatatttatatattagaGCTATAATTTACCGTGCTGTTTTGAGATTAACTATTTACAGTATGTATTTGCTATGAAACATATaatatagttatatatatatataaatttttggcttaaccttttttttatttttgctatctgttttttgtttttctcctAAACTTATACTACATACTTTTTGAGATTGGTTATGAACgagaataaatataaatttatataaacgATTTTGTTTCGCAATTACCATAGTATATTAAATGGAATTGGAAGCAAAACCGCTCGAAAATGAAAACTCtaatataatttttgcaaaaCGTTTTAGGCTAATCAGtctaaaaaatattcaaaaacaaaGGTAAATTGATCTAATTTGCTGGCTAAATATTTGCGTCTAAATATTTGCAtgctatttaaataaaaaaagaacaaaaaacaagctAAGGATATTACTTTAGTtctaaatatttgcatatcaTATAAGGTATTTGTATAATCGTCTAGTTTCCGTGGGATGTCAGAAGAAATAATTGTAcaaagtgtgtgtgttgttgtgtgttggGGTGTGTCTGGATGTGGGTGTGGCGGAGAAATTGGCTAAACATGGGATGGAATGGCTATTGCATTAAGTCGTGTTTGCTGTCTGCTAGCATATGTGTTTGTACTTAATATATGTAACTAATTGAGATAGAAACGGAAACGAGCAACTAAGTAAAGCTAAGAAAATTCACTTTGCACTTTGCGCttacaaaactaaaagaaaaagctcaaaataaatacaataaatattccacttaaaacaaaattcgAACAAAATTCGATGGGGTTTGGTTTGTCGGGCGTTTGTCATAGAATCGCTTTACAATTCGCCGCGAAACGTGAGATTAAAAGTGCGCAATTCCATGGGCTCCAAACTGATCTGACTGAGGGATTTGAGGCGTAACTTAGACTTGGATTTATCTGGCTCTGCTTGTAGTCCCGTCAAACTCGTAGCTTCAATGCTTTCCAAACGCAGTTGGCCCAATTGGACGGCGCCCAGTCCTTTGGCCGACAAGGGACAAAGAGTGGAGAGGTCCGATTCATGTCCGGCACTCACACTACAGTCGAATCCCTGGCGATGCAAGACCAGCAGAGCCGAAGCGGACGGAAATAGTTGCAACTCTGGATCGGACAGAGTTCGTAGGGTGGTAAGATGAACATCGCAGGGCAGTTGTCCCTGTGGCAAAAGGCGCACCCGGCTGTGCAATGCCGCCTGCGGCTGTTCGTAATTGCTAATGAAGTAGATATTCGGCGGGTAACGCAAGCCATTGGCCAAATGCTGAGCTTGTAAACTGGGAATTTTGTAGTTTGGTGGCTTAACCTCATGCTGTCCCGACGGCATGTCCTCCACCAGTAGCCAGAACTTGTGCCGGGTCAGATGACTATCGACAACACCTTCGCCCATGCCACGATAATCGTCGTAGAGTGTGCGTCGATCTAACATGACCTCCAGTTGGCCAGGCTCATAACTGGCTGCACCCTGAGCATGGGTGGTCAGCAGGGTAAGACGCAGATGAGAATCCTGCATAAAGGCTCCAGATGTTATGGGGAAATAGTTGCCCTCAATTCCAATGGCGGGTACTTTAATGCGTctgcgaaaacaaaaaacaagcgTCATTTAGCTAAAGTGAGTCAGAAAATGTACACAACGACTTACTCATGATATTGGAAGCCATTCTGATCACTATAGAAAACAGGTAGCTCCGGCATTGTGCCAGCTTCGGCAGCCTCTTTCAATACATCTCGTTGCTGTGGCGTTGCAGCAATATTGTCGATGTTCGTAACTAGACGCATAAACAACTCTGTCTCACGATTCTTGGGTGGCGGTTCAAAGTCAATGTCGTTCTCAATATAAATTCCTGTATCTAGATGGGTGCGGGTATTGAAAATGCGCACCGTATGGGCCAGGAATGGACCATAGATCACTGTGACATCGCTGGCAATGGGTCCAGAGGTGATGATTATTCTCACATCTGTATACTGTTCAAGGACATCTTTCTCGGCCTCGCTCTGTTCGGGATCCGTCTTGAATAGATATGCACCGGAATGAAATTGGGCACTGCGATAGGCGGCAAATTTAATATTGCATTGCAATGGCTTGAGCAATTGTTTCTTTTGATTCTTTCTCGTGATGGTCTTGAGGAAACCGCTTTTCTCATCGAATAGAAGCCGCATATGCGGATTCTCCAGTTGTATGTCACCTGAAATATATGAGGAATTGTTATAAAAAGGTTAAGTTGACTCAGAGTTAGAATGTCATTAAGTAGGATTATTAAGtagaaagtaaataaaatgcaaGGCAGATCGATGCTAAAACTAGTTTTTAGATcacgatttttttttatttttgtttttctattgcACAATTCATTTGAAATCGAATTCAGAGTGGACAGTCAACAATTAGAGATCATGGTGTACACTTGCGTTTATCTAATTCTCGTCTCTCACACATTGTTGGCCTTTGCCAATCAATTACGTAAGTCAATTCAATAGAATTTCCATAATTGTTATTAccttaataaatatataatatatatactactATATACAGCTACTGATATCGAGAAATGTCACTATGGTGATACAAAATGCTTAGCCAAGAGCATGAATTATGTTATCAAACATTATGGTAAAACAGGAATTCCGGCATTGAAATGGCCATCTCTGAGTTTAGTAAATATATCGACTGTCAGATTTATACAGGATGATCATAGCAGACCTATATGGTATGAAGGTGATATGTTTTATACCATAATTAAAGGACTTGAAAATTCAACTGTTACCAAAGTACGAGGCTTTGGAGAGGATCCAAGTGCTGGCGATAGTGAGATAAATATTATGATTCCTAGCACGATAACAACaagcaaatttaaattaaaagttaatattttaaatatacccATTATGCTTTCTGGATTTTCCACATTGGATACGCAAAACATTCGAGTAAAAGCAAAAATGTCATTTGTGCGTGATAATCGAGGATATGTGAAGGTTTATAAAGTGATTATAAACACTAAATGGGATCGGTAAGTTCCAGCATGATCGAATTTGATTAACCAATTATTATTgcttataaatttgtattcttTAAGATGGATaattgatttgaaaaatattgattCCGAGAACACAGATCTTATTAATCTGATGGCTGATTGGATCAATGAGAACTGGGCAGAACTATTCAAAGATGCTGAACCATTTACGGCCCAAAAAACTAATGAAGTTGTGTTAAAACTATTGAATGACAGGTTCTCTACCATACGCTATGAAGACATGTTTCTAAAACCTAATAATTGATGTTgagaatttttataaaataaaaaaataaggaaaaaaaaagtgattgATTTACTCACCACCTGGTTTGGCTCGCGTTTCAAAATCTGGCAAGGCAGTGACATTTGCCGTGACAGGACGTTCAGGAGTAGAAGTCGATCCTGAACCTGTATTCGTCTCCGTGCAGTCATCACAGTAAACTGTTGCAATGCTTCGCTTATAGTTAACCTCATCAGGATGGACACGGAAAGTGGTTAGGGATAGAGGCTCCAGTTCGGTCACAAACATCACCTCGTAGCGTCGCGTCGAGATTCGGATACTTCCAGCTGTTCCTGTAGTACCTCCAAAGCCCATATTATAGCCTTCCTCGGTGATATTCCATACTGGATTGATTTGTATGTGCTTCATTTCCTCGCCCAAATCGTTGAGAATTTTCACATTTGGCTGCGGAACTCGAAGTGTGATAATTTCCATACGCTTTTGGGCCAGAGAATTGTAGATGACAAAGGTGCCAACTGGCTCTCCAGCTCCGTTTCCGGCAGGATTAGTTGATTCATCACCTGCAGTTACCATCTGAATGGACATCTTGCGAGGCATCCAATTGAAATTATCGCGCTCAAATTCGCTAAGCAAAAAACCATGCTGATGAGGCGGATCTTTCTGTAGAAGCAATTCCAAGCAGGATTGCTGCATCTTTACCATACTCTGAATACTCTCAAACAGTCGCATGGCATAGTCACGCATTACGGAGGCCTTCGACGTGCCCGTGATGGCATCGTGATGCTGAAAGAGACCCAAATTACGTCGAGCCACGATAATGTGCTCGTAATTCTTCTCGTATATCTTGATGGAATTCTCATGTCTACCCTGGCGGGCTGTATTATAGGCCAAGGTGAATAGAATTTCAGCGGCGCGAAGATTGTGTTCCAATTCCGAGCTTAGAAGCTTATAAAATGGACGTGTGGTGAAGTAACCCGACCAATAAGCTGGTCTTCCCTCGGAGAAAATATCCGAGTAGACAAAGAAATCTCCCTTGAACGAGGGAAAACTAAGAGATCTCTCCTTCATGCGCTCCCGTATGGCCTTAAAATAGTCACTTGGtgtaccaaatttaatgtccaCATTGTATAATCGCTTGTTGTTCATAATGTGATCGATTAACTTCTTGTAGTTCGTATATTGCTGATCCACCTCGCGTTCTTTGTTGTAGCGGAAGTCATCACCCACGGGAATCAGAGCCACGTTATGTGGAAAGAGGGAAGCAGTGCGAGCATATTGCTCTAGCAAAAGCTGAGCCTTCTCTTCGATATTTTCGTCGGTGATGA is a window encoding:
- the LOC26530170 gene encoding uncharacterized protein LOC26530170, which produces MVYTCVYLILVSHTLLAFANQLPTDIEKCHYGDTKCLAKSMNYVIKHYGKTGIPALKWPSLSLVNISTVRFIQDDHSRPIWYEGDMFYTIIKGLENSTVTKVRGFGEDPSAGDSEINIMIPSTITTSKFKLKVNILNIPIMLSGFSTLDTQNIRVKAKMSFVRDNRGYVKVYKVIINTKWDRWIIDLKNIDSENTDLINLMADWINENWAELFKDAEPFTAQKTNEVVLKLLNDRFSTIRYEDMFLKPNN
- the LOC6650735 gene encoding alpha-mannosidase 2 isoform X2, which encodes MSFKLFRRGSARCIGLLSAFVTILLCLYYISIGQPNPAPATEVGSATAAGRVQLPNSQFGGFGVVGGVAATRQQQAHKQQQQQHLSTFANQKRLSELPTAKQQEQSIQNEQEQDNPDWGDKCYVLLQSNTNITATEEHSKFDFQPEWMRSKEYWDRGFEERFENQKKEKQRPPLKVIVVPHSHNDPGWLKTFTNYFQSDSRQILNLLVTKMQEYKDMTFIWSEISFLQLWWDQAHPTKQRALKRLINSGRIEITTGGWVMTDEANVHIYPMLDQLIEGHQWLKNNLNVTPKVGWSIDPFGHGSTVPYLLSGSNFEGTIIQRIHYAWKQWFARQESGDFIWTPYWRTQKGHMLTHNMPFDIYSIKGSCGPHPFICLNFDFRKIPGEYTEYSVKAQFITDENIEEKAQLLLEQYARTASLFPHNVALIPVGDDFRYNKEREVDQQYTNYKKLIDHIMNNKRLYNVDIKFGTPSDYFKAIRERMKERSLSFPSFKGDFFVYSDIFSEGRPAYWSGYFTTRPFYKLLSSELEHNLRAAEILFTLAYNTARQGRHENSIKIYEKNYEHIIVARRNLGLFQHHDAITGTSKASVMRDYAMRLFESIQSMVKMQQSCLELLLQKDPPHQHGFLLSEFERDNFNWMPRKMSIQMVTAGDESTNPAGNGAGEPVGTFVIYNSLAQKRMEIITLRVPQPNVKILNDLGEEMKHIQINPVWNITEEGYNMGFGGTTGTAGSIRISTRRYEVMFVTELEPLSLTTFRVHPDEVNYKRSIATVYCDDCTETNTGSGSTSTPERPVTANVTALPDFETRAKPGGDIQLENPHMRLLFDEKSGFLKTITRKNQKKQLLKPLQCNIKFAAYRSAQFHSGAYLFKTDPEQSEAEKDVLEQYTDVRIIITSGPIASDVTVIYGPFLAHTVRIFNTRTHLDTGIYIENDIDFEPPPKNRETELFMRLVTNIDNIAATPQQRDVLKEAAEAGTMPELPVFYSDQNGFQYHERIKVPAIGIEGNYFPITSGAFMQDSHLRLTLLTTHAQGAASYEPGQLEVMLDRRTLYDDYRGMGEGVVDSHLTRHKFWLLVEDMPSGQHEVKPPNYKIPSLQAQHLANGLRYPPNIYFISNYEQPQAALHSRVRLLPQGQLPCDVHLTTLRTLSDPELQLFPSASALLVLHRQGFDCSVSAGHESDLSTLCPLSAKGLGAVQLGQLRLESIEATSLTGLQAEPDKSKSKLRLKSLSQISLEPMELRTFNLTFRGEL